One genomic region from Bacillus spongiae encodes:
- a CDS encoding cell wall hydrolase — protein MNNIKKLIATTSLALGLFALPTLTDASTSHTVQSGESFWKIATQYGVSVTSLLEENNRTSSALNAGETIKIPNSISEADKELLAKLVHAEAKGEPYAGKVAVATVVLNRLDHPDYPNTIKDVIYAKSSKGYYAFSPVKDGAINQTPNDEARKAVKEALAFRGQGKGSLYFYNPETATSEWIFSREVTTTIGNHRFAK, from the coding sequence ATGAATAACATAAAAAAACTAATTGCAACTACAAGCTTAGCTCTGGGACTATTTGCTCTTCCAACCTTAACGGATGCATCGACTTCTCATACGGTTCAATCAGGTGAATCATTTTGGAAAATTGCGACACAATATGGTGTATCTGTTACAAGTTTACTAGAAGAAAATAATCGTACAAGTAGCGCATTAAATGCTGGCGAAACAATCAAGATTCCTAACAGTATTTCTGAAGCTGATAAGGAACTTTTAGCTAAGCTGGTTCATGCAGAAGCAAAAGGTGAGCCATATGCTGGTAAAGTGGCCGTTGCAACCGTGGTTTTAAACCGTCTTGACCATCCCGACTATCCAAATACAATTAAAGATGTCATTTATGCTAAATCATCAAAAGGATATTATGCTTTCTCGCCTGTAAAGGATGGAGCTATTAACCAAACTCCTAATGATGAAGCAAGAAAAGCCGTTAAAGAAGCGCTAGCTTTCAGAGGCCAAGGAAAAGGATCACTTTATTTCTATAATCCTGAAACAGCAACGAGCGAATGGATTTTCTCACGTGAAGTAACGACTACTATTGGAAACCATCGCTTTGCAAAATAA
- a CDS encoding cytochrome C biogenesis protein, whose amino-acid sequence MNFSKVKVEVLLPEEYIEPLRNKLNNRDVLTIGEYDHVVSYSHVNGYWRPKKDAKPFNGEVGKVSFGTECKMEFRCPYTDIEEVKKVILSIHPYEEPIINVLPLLD is encoded by the coding sequence GTGAATTTTAGCAAAGTGAAAGTAGAAGTGTTATTACCAGAAGAATACATAGAACCATTGCGAAATAAATTAAACAATAGGGATGTCTTAACGATTGGGGAATATGATCATGTTGTCTCGTATTCACATGTTAATGGATATTGGCGACCGAAGAAGGACGCTAAACCGTTTAATGGAGAGGTTGGAAAGGTCTCATTCGGAACGGAATGCAAAATGGAGTTTCGTTGTCCCTATACAGACATTGAAGAAGTGAAGAAAGTGATTTTAAGTATTCACCCATATGAAGAGCCGATTATTAATGTGTTACCATTATTGGACTAA
- a CDS encoding RNA polymerase sigma factor — MEDYSIKEWFERYEKDVTSFLVYYTSSTDVEDLVQDTFLHAIKSLSKFKGNSSPKTWLISIARNIVTDRYRKKHLWERIKKALIPEQSYDKTTEMMAIKKWENHSIHHAIQQLAPQYREVVILRGILELSPDETSIVLNCNKNNVNVMYHRSLKKLKMILEKEGFCYEGYRRH; from the coding sequence ATGGAGGATTATTCGATAAAGGAATGGTTTGAGCGATATGAAAAAGATGTGACGAGTTTCCTAGTCTATTACACAAGCTCAACAGATGTTGAGGACCTTGTTCAAGATACATTCCTACACGCAATAAAAAGCTTATCCAAATTCAAAGGGAATTCTAGTCCAAAAACATGGCTTATTTCCATTGCACGAAACATTGTCACAGATCGTTATAGGAAGAAGCATTTATGGGAGCGAATAAAAAAGGCACTCATCCCCGAACAGTCGTATGATAAAACGACAGAAATGATGGCGATAAAGAAATGGGAAAACCATTCTATTCACCATGCGATTCAACAACTTGCACCACAATATCGTGAAGTGGTCATTTTAAGAGGTATTTTAGAACTGTCACCAGATGAAACAAGCATTGTGCTAAATTGCAATAAAAACAATGTGAACGTCATGTACCATCGCTCTTTAAAAAAGCTAAAGATGATTTTAGAAAAGGAGGGTTTCTGTTATGAAGGATACCGGAGACATTGA
- a CDS encoding GNAT family protein, translated as MKTTELQKVKLRELILEDVEDRYQWCLDKEVTKHLNMPEKYPPFSREETKSWIEMCMNKTNGYEQKAILTEEGKHIGWVDLKNIDRLNRHAELGIAIGDKTYWGKGFGLAAMKEMLIWGFTELELNKIWLRVEVDNEKAIKSYIRMGYVEEGILRQDRLREGKFIDRLRMSILKQDFFN; from the coding sequence ATGAAAACAACAGAATTACAGAAAGTTAAACTAAGGGAATTAATCCTTGAAGACGTGGAAGACCGTTACCAATGGTGTTTAGATAAAGAAGTAACCAAGCACTTGAATATGCCAGAGAAGTATCCGCCGTTTAGCAGGGAAGAAACCAAAAGTTGGATTGAAATGTGCATGAATAAAACAAATGGATATGAACAAAAAGCCATTTTGACAGAAGAAGGAAAACATATAGGTTGGGTTGATTTAAAGAACATAGATAGGCTGAATAGACACGCTGAATTAGGAATTGCAATCGGTGATAAAACATATTGGGGTAAAGGCTTTGGACTTGCTGCAATGAAAGAAATGCTTATATGGGGATTTACCGAATTAGAACTAAACAAGATTTGGTTAAGAGTCGAAGTAGATAATGAAAAAGCAATCAAATCTTATATTCGTATGGGGTATGTAGAAGAAGGCATTTTAAGACAAGATCGATTAAGAGAAGGTAAATTTATTGACCGATTAAGAATGAGCATTCTTAAGCAGGATTTCTTTAATTGA
- a CDS encoding VOC family protein produces MLKSEINRCFIHLVNFEETKEWYKDVLNFEVGHQGEGVLEFVLNGPNLILLQAHVPTITPLPYSVFFFETTDVEKTHQQFKAKGVKVDEIENFGSSMKGFHFYDPEGNRLLACTTEG; encoded by the coding sequence ATGTTGAAAAGTGAGATTAATAGATGTTTTATTCATCTAGTTAATTTTGAAGAAACGAAAGAGTGGTATAAAGATGTTCTCAATTTTGAGGTTGGTCACCAAGGGGAAGGAGTACTGGAGTTTGTGCTAAATGGTCCAAATTTAATTCTTTTACAAGCGCATGTTCCGACCATTACGCCATTGCCATACTCTGTATTCTTCTTTGAGACGACGGATGTGGAAAAAACGCATCAACAATTTAAAGCAAAAGGCGTAAAGGTGGATGAAATTGAGAATTTTGGTTCTTCAATGAAAGGCTTTCACTTTTATGACCCTGAAGGGAATAGGCTATTAGCTTGTACGACTGAAGGGTAG
- a CDS encoding nucleoside hydrolase: protein MRRKVLLFGDIGIDDTVALVYAHLNQNIELVGIVADYGNVSKAMTINNARFILDQLNRLDIKVIGGAEVPMSALTPSYYTDVHGTYGLGPLQPSSFNHQSLENFFEVIDLIKQYDHNELIIVNTGRLTSLATLLLLYPEFLQMVHSYFIMGGAFLVPGNVTPVAEANFYGDPVAANLIMKYAHNVSLFPLNVTMKAIVTPEMVNYIHEKEKATLVKPLLDFYYEEYYQKLYPEIGGSPVHDVLAFIGISNKDLFTFYKTPIAVSTTNITLGQSIGDFRSLTEKEDFDDRPSQNIAMDMNYEGFFYDFMTVMTGEEFS, encoded by the coding sequence ATGAGAAGGAAAGTATTATTATTCGGAGACATTGGAATAGATGATACCGTAGCGTTAGTGTATGCCCATTTAAATCAGAATATTGAATTAGTAGGCATTGTAGCGGATTATGGGAATGTTTCTAAAGCCATGACAATAAATAATGCTCGTTTTATATTAGACCAGTTAAACAGACTTGACATAAAGGTGATCGGCGGCGCAGAAGTACCCATGTCTGCCCTAACACCATCCTACTACACCGATGTTCATGGAACATATGGTCTTGGGCCACTCCAACCCTCTTCCTTCAATCATCAGTCGCTTGAAAACTTTTTCGAAGTGATTGACCTGATTAAGCAATATGATCATAATGAGTTAATCATCGTCAATACGGGAAGGCTTACCTCATTAGCGACTCTTTTATTGCTATATCCTGAGTTTTTACAAATGGTTCATTCCTATTTCATTATGGGTGGGGCCTTTTTAGTGCCTGGTAACGTCACACCCGTAGCGGAGGCTAATTTTTATGGAGATCCCGTTGCCGCCAATCTCATCATGAAATATGCCCATAATGTATCCTTATTTCCACTCAATGTGACGATGAAGGCAATCGTCACTCCAGAAATGGTTAACTACATTCACGAAAAAGAAAAAGCCACCCTCGTAAAGCCGCTATTAGATTTTTATTACGAAGAATATTACCAAAAACTTTACCCTGAAATTGGAGGGAGCCCCGTGCACGATGTACTGGCCTTTATCGGTATTTCAAATAAAGACTTATTTACGTTTTACAAAACACCTATTGCCGTCAGCACAACGAATATAACCCTAGGGCAAAGCATAGGAGACTTTCGAAGCTTAACAGAAAAAGAGGATTTTGATGATCGACCTTCACAAAATATCGCTATGGACATGAACTATGAGGGGTTTTTCTATGATTTTATGACTGTAATGACAGGGGAGGAATTTTCATAG
- a CDS encoding HBL/NHE enterotoxin family protein yields MKNSLITGLLITAFSTSYLHPVNASTVEPQPEFSQSTIQNVSLNNTLSNSIRLLGAQTPLIQAYGLVILQQPDVNIEAMPSLTNHQDFAKINAREWIDQYNPKLLDLNEEIMRFSSRYNSYYNKLVELANDMNEDPIAKSNFGNAFDKLQAQVQMIQDNMEFTSLELSRYKMLLDQDSINFTERADDAIQSLQGSGGDLAVIREDIKGIQEEIQAELLTILNRPQEIINGSINIGRQVFSITSAGATTKTIDFVSIENLSDDLINLADSQVSAAALNIQEKQNELIPLIQQLSETEIQATQITLIEDQVDGFTDMIDRQLMIYEFLLSDWKALNESMIEMKSVINAEGEVDISELQANLSHLQKMSDEMNIQTNQFEDYVTNVNIQ; encoded by the coding sequence ATGAAAAATTCACTTATTACTGGATTATTAATCACGGCTTTTTCAACTAGTTACCTACACCCCGTTAATGCTTCAACAGTAGAACCTCAACCGGAGTTTTCACAAAGCACGATTCAAAATGTATCGTTAAATAATACACTATCAAATTCGATTCGATTATTAGGAGCACAAACACCATTAATTCAGGCATATGGCTTGGTCATTTTACAGCAGCCTGATGTAAATATAGAGGCGATGCCTAGTTTAACGAATCATCAGGACTTCGCTAAGATTAATGCAAGGGAATGGATTGACCAATATAACCCTAAGTTACTAGACTTAAATGAAGAGATTATGAGATTTAGCTCACGTTATAACAGCTATTATAACAAGCTAGTGGAATTGGCTAATGATATGAATGAGGACCCTATTGCCAAGTCAAACTTTGGAAACGCTTTCGATAAACTTCAAGCTCAAGTTCAGATGATTCAGGATAACATGGAATTTACTTCATTAGAATTAAGTCGTTATAAAATGTTGCTTGATCAAGATAGCATAAACTTCACTGAGAGAGCAGATGATGCGATTCAATCTTTACAAGGTTCAGGTGGAGATCTCGCCGTAATACGAGAGGATATTAAAGGAATACAAGAGGAAATTCAAGCAGAACTACTCACAATCTTAAATAGACCGCAAGAAATTATTAACGGCTCTATCAATATTGGAAGGCAAGTATTTTCGATTACTTCAGCAGGAGCAACAACAAAAACGATTGATTTTGTCTCCATCGAAAACCTTAGTGATGACTTGATTAATCTAGCAGATAGTCAAGTGTCCGCGGCAGCTTTAAATATCCAAGAAAAACAGAATGAGCTGATTCCTTTAATCCAACAGTTATCGGAGACTGAAATTCAAGCGACACAAATTACACTAATTGAAGATCAGGTAGACGGTTTCACAGATATGATCGATCGACAGTTAATGATTTATGAGTTCTTACTCTCTGATTGGAAAGCGTTAAACGAATCTATGATTGAGATGAAATCGGTAATTAATGCTGAAGGGGAAGTGGATATCAGTGAATTACAGGCGAATTTATCTCATTTACAAAAAATGAGTGATGAAATGAACATTCAAACAAATCAATTTGAAGATTATGTAACGAACGTAAATATTCAATAA
- a CDS encoding GNAT family N-acetyltransferase, whose protein sequence is MNYIERKHRVELREMKETDWKAVHQYASQERVSKYQTWGPNSEEQSKAFVEQVLIDSKAVPRTRFAFAVVLKESENMIGVGQLAIRDFANHVGEISYIINPDYWGNGYATEVAKELINRGFTEWKLHRIFATCDPRNIGSRKVLEKVEMVREGRMRETILLQDGWRDSLLYSVLRHEWKEIGDEGMKVTSK, encoded by the coding sequence ATGAACTACATAGAGAGAAAGCATCGTGTTGAATTGCGTGAAATGAAAGAAACGGATTGGAAGGCAGTTCATCAATATGCATCACAAGAAAGAGTGTCAAAGTATCAGACATGGGGACCTAATTCGGAGGAGCAATCTAAAGCATTTGTAGAGCAAGTATTAATCGATTCAAAAGCTGTTCCGAGAACCCGATTTGCATTTGCCGTTGTGTTAAAAGAGAGTGAAAATATGATTGGAGTAGGTCAGTTAGCCATTCGTGATTTCGCTAATCATGTTGGTGAAATATCGTACATTATAAATCCCGATTATTGGGGGAATGGGTATGCTACAGAGGTTGCTAAAGAGTTAATTAATAGAGGTTTTACTGAATGGAAACTGCATCGGATTTTCGCTACCTGTGACCCTAGAAATATTGGGTCAAGAAAGGTATTAGAAAAGGTCGAAATGGTGAGAGAAGGACGTATGAGGGAAACTATATTATTACAAGATGGTTGGCGTGATTCCCTGTTATATAGTGTTTTACGTCATGAGTGGAAAGAAATCGGCGATGAAGGAATGAAGGTTACATCTAAATAA
- a CDS encoding GyrI-like domain-containing protein produces MSEKLMTPKCKIISKEYTLVGISSSAPFPSAFPEEAIRLQKQFWQRKKEVKNALNKQVLVSPYLSNGIIATYFASLEVTDLNSIPEGMTGFIIPTTKYAAIECTNRSIEEGYTHLFNWMEEKGYRLKTREAFQMELFYINDSEEEIKVELLMPIES; encoded by the coding sequence ATGAGTGAAAAATTAATGACTCCTAAGTGTAAAATTATAAGCAAGGAATATACTTTAGTAGGGATTAGTAGCTCTGCACCATTTCCTTCAGCTTTTCCTGAGGAAGCAATTCGATTACAAAAACAGTTTTGGCAAAGAAAAAAAGAAGTTAAAAACGCCTTGAATAAACAGGTGTTAGTTTCTCCTTATCTTTCGAATGGAATTATTGCTACATATTTTGCCAGTCTTGAAGTGACGGATTTAAATTCAATTCCAGAAGGTATGACAGGATTTATTATCCCCACTACGAAATATGCGGCAATAGAATGCACGAATCGCTCTATTGAAGAAGGATATACTCATTTATTTAATTGGATGGAAGAAAAGGGTTACCGTTTAAAAACAAGAGAGGCCTTTCAAATGGAGCTTTTCTATATAAATGATTCAGAAGAAGAAATAAAAGTAGAACTGTTGATGCCGATAGAGTCATAA
- a CDS encoding antibiotic biosynthesis monooxygenase codes for MDVYAKTPVPPYYAVIFSSQLTEDDGGYGRMAEKMVELASQQPGFLGIESARDQEFGITVSYWESEDSIKNWKAHSAHQVAQDKGKKEWYKTFALRVCKVERDNFFEM; via the coding sequence ATGGATGTGTATGCAAAAACTCCTGTTCCGCCATATTACGCTGTCATCTTTTCATCACAGCTTACAGAGGATGATGGAGGGTACGGGAGAATGGCTGAAAAAATGGTGGAGTTAGCCTCACAGCAGCCGGGGTTTTTAGGGATAGAAAGTGCTCGTGATCAGGAGTTCGGTATTACGGTCTCTTATTGGGAAAGTGAAGACTCCATTAAAAATTGGAAAGCCCATTCTGCTCATCAGGTTGCGCAAGACAAAGGGAAAAAAGAGTGGTACAAAACGTTTGCTTTAAGAGTGTGCAAAGTAGAAAGAGACAATTTTTTTGAAATGTAA
- a CDS encoding DUF4367 domain-containing protein, whose product MKKLLFLLVTMMVLLIGCSNGSDLQEYEHSSLKDDLKGEPFQAKLPTKLPFEVELATFTPAPTEEQKESIQTFQFDGINGELLDMKAFKNEVDYGEIDKEEVTIGGETGYYFENENDAKILIWINEGMNYELATMEKSITKNDLVEVAKSIK is encoded by the coding sequence ATGAAAAAATTACTCTTCTTATTGGTAACCATGATGGTTTTGTTGATAGGGTGTAGTAATGGTTCGGATTTACAAGAATATGAGCATTCTAGTTTAAAGGATGATTTAAAGGGAGAGCCGTTTCAAGCAAAATTGCCGACAAAACTGCCGTTTGAAGTTGAGTTAGCTACATTTACCCCAGCTCCAACAGAAGAACAGAAAGAATCAATCCAAACATTTCAATTTGATGGCATTAACGGGGAGTTGTTAGATATGAAGGCCTTCAAAAATGAGGTGGATTATGGAGAAATTGATAAAGAAGAAGTAACGATTGGCGGAGAAACAGGTTATTATTTTGAGAATGAAAATGATGCGAAAATATTGATATGGATTAATGAAGGAATGAATTATGAATTAGCCACAATGGAGAAATCCATAACGAAAAATGATTTAGTAGAAGTAGCAAAATCAATCAAATAA
- a CDS encoding DUF1456 family protein yields MNIDNNDILIRLRYALDIKNTDMVEIFKLGGINLSKEEVLKVLTKSEDTDILGELEDHIPCDDEMFESFLNGFITFKRGKQERKPGQPERPALTYEHVNNLLLKKVKVALSLTSEDIIEILENAGVFITKGELGALFRKEGHKNYKVCGDRYARNFLKGLTIKYRG; encoded by the coding sequence ATGAATATAGATAATAACGATATTTTAATTCGACTACGCTACGCTCTTGATATAAAGAATACAGATATGGTAGAGATTTTCAAGCTTGGCGGCATTAATCTCTCAAAAGAAGAAGTGTTGAAGGTGCTAACAAAATCTGAGGATACCGATATACTAGGAGAACTTGAAGATCATATACCATGTGATGATGAAATGTTCGAGTCTTTTTTAAATGGATTTATCACGTTTAAAAGAGGAAAGCAGGAACGAAAACCGGGGCAACCTGAGCGACCTGCCTTAACCTATGAACATGTAAATAATCTTCTGCTAAAGAAAGTGAAAGTGGCTCTTTCTTTAACAAGTGAGGACATAATTGAGATATTGGAAAACGCGGGAGTATTCATAACAAAAGGGGAGTTAGGTGCTCTCTTCCGGAAAGAAGGTCACAAGAATTACAAGGTATGTGGCGATCGTTACGCAAGGAACTTCTTAAAGGGACTAACGATCAAATACAGGGGATAA
- a CDS encoding HBL/NHE enterotoxin family protein has protein sequence MKKIPYKVMALSTLIAMSANNLIPVQALAEDRATIATATVTDADQHQGYSLGPQGLREAMESTGSNALVMDLYALTIIKHGDVNFNGITTVSDVLKTDILHHQSVARNNANYWLDSLKPQLISTNQNIINYNTKFQNYYDTLVTAVENQDSETLKQGLIRLTNSITDNQAEVDELVEELRAFRDKMTEDTQNFKGDANEITSILSSQNAGIPLLQSQITTYNEAVENYNAIIIGSSVATALGPIAIIGGSVVIATGAGVPLGVTLIAGGTASLGGGTTGIILAKQEMDDAKAAIEELTGQISQAEIQVAGLTNVKNQTEYMMDTIDIAITALQNISNQWYTMGSKYNSLLQNVDFIDPDDFFFISEDLSVAKDSWNNIKEYAEKIYAEDIQVVDTDPS, from the coding sequence ATGAAGAAAATTCCATATAAGGTAATGGCATTATCTACTTTGATTGCAATGTCCGCGAATAACTTGATCCCTGTACAAGCATTGGCGGAGGATAGAGCAACGATTGCAACAGCAACGGTCACTGATGCGGATCAACACCAAGGCTATTCTTTGGGGCCTCAAGGTCTTCGTGAAGCGATGGAAAGTACAGGTTCAAACGCTTTAGTAATGGACCTTTATGCACTTACGATTATTAAGCATGGAGATGTGAACTTCAACGGTATCACAACGGTTAGTGATGTATTAAAAACAGACATTCTTCATCACCAATCGGTTGCGAGAAATAATGCCAACTATTGGCTAGATAGCCTGAAACCACAACTAATATCAACAAATCAAAATATTATCAATTATAATACGAAATTCCAAAACTACTATGATACGTTAGTGACAGCAGTGGAAAACCAGGATTCAGAAACGTTGAAGCAGGGGCTGATTAGGCTAACAAATAGTATTACTGATAATCAAGCAGAGGTGGATGAACTAGTCGAAGAACTGAGAGCATTCCGAGATAAAATGACAGAGGATACGCAGAACTTTAAAGGGGATGCGAATGAAATTACCTCCATTTTATCAAGCCAAAATGCAGGTATTCCCCTATTACAAAGCCAAATTACCACGTACAATGAAGCCGTTGAGAATTACAATGCCATTATAATTGGGTCCTCTGTAGCAACTGCTCTAGGTCCAATCGCCATTATTGGAGGTTCTGTTGTTATTGCAACGGGTGCAGGAGTTCCACTAGGGGTCACCTTAATTGCAGGAGGAACAGCGTCACTTGGTGGTGGAACGACAGGCATTATTTTAGCCAAGCAAGAGATGGATGACGCGAAGGCCGCGATTGAGGAATTAACAGGGCAAATTTCTCAGGCGGAAATCCAAGTAGCGGGCTTAACGAATGTTAAAAATCAAACGGAATATATGATGGATACGATTGATATCGCTATTACTGCACTCCAAAATATTTCAAATCAATGGTATACAATGGGATCGAAGTATAATTCATTACTTCAAAATGTTGATTTCATCGACCCTGATGACTTTTTCTTTATCTCAGAGGATTTAAGTGTCGCGAAGGATAGCTGGAATAACATTAAAGAATATGCTGAAAAAATCTACGCGGAGGATATTCAAGTGGTAGATACAGATCCTTCTTAA
- a CDS encoding HBL/NHE enterotoxin family protein, producing MKKPFYRKLLVLLVIFSISTSTTNVIPFQVLASESEQETNSLYSLGPAANFQDAMDSMASNMLVMDTYSRTLLEQTAVDLTGVNFIHDGLKSNIETHQQTAKTNANYWLNNLKPYMIEVNEDIVEYHSVFQERYSVLLTAVNQQDTITLQNEVEALYKSIVENKKNTDDLLSEFVSFRQKMAEDSRSFNFDIDEVMHAISTRDSGIPLLQQQIEQHNESIKKNQDLIIAGAFLCVTIIGCIAGGPMIASAKSNIDFANGEISKLNSEITESQAAITNLTTIKSQISYLNDTINVAINSLQNMSNQWNVVAAKYSSLLQNIETIDPDVFIFIEEDLSIARDSWEDLKEYANKLYEGTQLGEEELNSIAS from the coding sequence ATGAAAAAGCCGTTTTATCGTAAGCTTCTTGTACTATTGGTTATCTTTTCAATCTCAACAAGCACAACCAATGTTATCCCCTTTCAAGTATTAGCGTCAGAAAGCGAGCAAGAAACCAATTCGTTATATTCATTAGGTCCTGCTGCCAATTTCCAAGATGCGATGGACAGTATGGCATCAAATATGCTAGTGATGGATACCTATTCTCGTACGCTACTTGAGCAAACGGCAGTCGATTTAACAGGGGTAAACTTTATCCATGATGGGTTAAAGTCCAATATTGAAACTCATCAACAAACCGCAAAAACCAATGCTAACTACTGGTTAAATAATCTGAAACCGTATATGATTGAGGTTAATGAGGATATTGTCGAGTATCATTCGGTTTTTCAAGAGCGTTATAGTGTGTTATTAACTGCTGTTAACCAACAAGATACGATCACTTTGCAAAACGAAGTGGAAGCATTATATAAAAGTATAGTAGAAAATAAGAAAAATACGGATGATCTTCTAAGTGAGTTTGTTTCGTTTCGACAAAAAATGGCCGAAGATTCACGTAGTTTCAATTTTGACATTGATGAAGTAATGCATGCCATTTCAACACGTGATAGTGGAATTCCATTGCTCCAGCAACAAATAGAGCAACATAATGAATCGATTAAAAAGAACCAAGATTTGATCATCGCCGGGGCATTCCTGTGTGTGACAATCATCGGTTGTATTGCTGGTGGACCAATGATCGCCTCAGCAAAGTCTAATATTGATTTTGCTAACGGAGAAATTTCAAAACTTAACTCAGAAATAACGGAATCACAGGCAGCTATAACGAACCTTACAACGATCAAAAGCCAGATTAGCTACTTAAATGATACGATCAACGTGGCCATTAACTCCCTTCAGAATATGTCAAATCAATGGAATGTCGTAGCTGCGAAGTATAGTAGCCTCTTGCAAAATATTGAAACGATAGATCCTGATGTATTTATTTTTATCGAAGAGGATTTATCGATTGCAAGGGATAGTTGGGAAGATCTTAAAGAGTATGCGAATAAATTATATGAAGGTACACAGCTAGGGGAAGAAGAATTAAATTCTATTGCAAGTTAG
- a CDS encoding nucleoside triphosphate pyrophosphohydrolase translates to MPIYNKLVRDKIPEIIEKSGKSYKKVILSQEDYVKELKKKSMEELQEYLEASTNESSLEELADLLEVVHALADTHGATIDRVEELRKQKAEERGGFQEKVFLIEVEGDER, encoded by the coding sequence ATGCCGATTTACAATAAATTAGTTCGAGATAAAATTCCTGAAATAATCGAAAAATCTGGAAAGAGCTATAAAAAAGTTATTCTCTCACAAGAAGACTATGTAAAAGAGTTAAAGAAAAAGAGTATGGAGGAGCTTCAAGAATATTTAGAAGCCTCAACGAATGAATCCTCCTTAGAAGAGCTCGCCGATTTATTAGAAGTCGTTCATGCCCTTGCAGACACACATGGTGCAACAATCGATAGGGTGGAAGAACTTCGAAAACAAAAGGCAGAAGAGCGCGGAGGATTTCAAGAGAAGGTTTTTTTAATTGAAGTAGAAGGAGACGAACGGTGA